One stretch of Legionella birminghamensis DNA includes these proteins:
- a CDS encoding patatin-like phospholipase family protein, whose protein sequence is MRQKDKRHEIKCHHKGPLCRINEPAKPINIKQHYDRIACVFQGGGALGAYQVGAFRAIHEKGYHPNFLAGVSIGAINSSIIAGNPVDQQIEKLMTFWNTIVPNLWTDSLFQHEMPDYIHHMHNRIGALHSVFFGLEGFFKPRPFPPHAFSNNTPDNLSYYDTSYLRKTLTELIDFDRINDKKVTLCLGAVDIASGEMEFFNNQITEITVDHVMASGALPPGFPAIKIGDKYYWDGGIYANTPLVTVLDALPEMDTLCFVVDCFSLQGKLPQTMDEMEERQKDIRYASHSRRLTNVYTSRQNLQAAIQYLSDKLTPEAMQDPEVQKILELGHSKHFSVVHIIYRGTHFAHSFKDYNFVRSAVDFRMNIGYQNAMDVLSKPDWEQKSDKALACSIYGVPSDYFDQH, encoded by the coding sequence GAACCCGCAAAACCGATCAATATCAAACAGCATTACGATCGAATTGCCTGTGTATTTCAGGGAGGAGGCGCTTTAGGTGCCTATCAGGTGGGCGCATTTCGTGCAATTCATGAAAAAGGTTATCATCCGAATTTTCTAGCGGGTGTCTCCATCGGAGCGATCAACAGTTCGATTATTGCCGGCAATCCTGTGGATCAGCAAATTGAAAAATTGATGACCTTCTGGAATACAATTGTTCCTAATCTATGGACTGATTCACTCTTTCAACATGAAATGCCTGACTATATCCATCATATGCATAACCGCATCGGAGCCTTGCATTCTGTATTTTTTGGCCTGGAAGGTTTTTTTAAGCCCCGCCCCTTCCCCCCTCATGCGTTTTCTAACAATACACCGGATAATTTAAGCTATTACGACACCTCTTACTTACGGAAAACCTTAACTGAATTAATTGATTTTGATCGAATAAATGACAAAAAAGTAACCTTGTGTTTGGGCGCTGTTGATATTGCCTCAGGAGAGATGGAGTTTTTTAATAATCAGATCACAGAAATAACCGTGGACCATGTCATGGCCAGCGGCGCTTTGCCGCCTGGCTTCCCCGCCATTAAAATTGGCGACAAATATTACTGGGACGGCGGTATTTATGCCAACACCCCATTGGTTACTGTATTGGATGCACTGCCGGAAATGGACACTTTGTGCTTTGTTGTCGATTGTTTTAGCCTGCAAGGCAAATTACCGCAGACGATGGACGAGATGGAGGAACGGCAAAAAGATATTCGCTACGCCAGTCATTCCAGACGCCTGACGAATGTGTACACCAGCCGCCAGAATTTACAGGCCGCAATTCAATACCTAAGCGATAAACTAACTCCGGAAGCGATGCAGGATCCTGAGGTACAGAAAATCCTCGAGCTCGGCCATAGTAAACATTTCAGTGTGGTGCATATCATTTACCGCGGCACCCATTTTGCCCACTCTTTTAAAGATTATAATTTTGTCCGATCGGCGGTTGATTTTCGAATGAATATTGGGTATCAGAATGCTATGGATGTTTTAAGTAAGCCGGATTGGGAGCAAAAATCAGACAAGGCGCTGGCCTGCTCTATTTATGGTGTGCCTTCGGATTATTTTGATCAGCATTAG
- the radA gene encoding DNA repair protein RadA: MKTKIRYCCSQCAASFSQWSGQCAQCGAWNSVIEESIAPAKNLRIGNYANQKSIVTSVEEVVINHEVRMDCGLSELNRVLGGGLVDGSVVLIGGDPGIGKSTLLLQTLANLSVQQKVLYVTGEESLQQVAMRAKRLQLPLEGLRLLAETHVETIINHAQLEKPRVMVIDSVQTIFTDSISSAPGGVSQVRESAAQLVRFAKSAQVAVFIVGHVTKEGALAGPRVLEHMVDSVLYFEGQSDSRFRVIRAIKNRFGAVNELGIFAMTDRGLKEVANPSAIFLSRQPEPTPGSAVMVTWEGSRPMLVEVQALVDEAHGQQPKRVTAGLEHNRLAILLAVLHRHGGVATFDQDVFINVVGGVKVTETGSDLALLAAVVSSLRNRVFDRETIIFGEVGLAGEIRPVQSGQERLREAAKHGFKRAIVPFANAPKQAIGLEVEPVKHLQEVLQKM, translated from the coding sequence GCCAGCTTTTCCCAATGGTCTGGACAGTGCGCGCAATGCGGTGCATGGAATTCTGTTATTGAAGAGAGCATTGCGCCGGCCAAAAATTTACGCATTGGCAATTATGCCAATCAGAAATCAATAGTAACCTCCGTCGAGGAAGTCGTAATTAACCATGAGGTACGGATGGACTGCGGCTTATCCGAGCTTAATCGAGTCCTTGGCGGCGGCCTGGTTGATGGTTCGGTTGTTCTTATCGGTGGAGACCCGGGCATTGGTAAATCGACCTTACTGCTGCAAACCCTGGCTAATTTATCGGTACAGCAAAAAGTGCTTTATGTGACGGGTGAAGAATCATTACAGCAGGTTGCCATGCGGGCAAAACGCCTGCAACTTCCGCTGGAGGGGCTTCGTTTATTGGCAGAAACCCATGTGGAAACCATAATTAACCATGCCCAGCTTGAAAAGCCGCGGGTTATGGTAATTGATTCCGTACAGACCATATTCACGGATAGCATTTCCTCTGCGCCTGGCGGCGTTAGCCAGGTAAGGGAATCTGCCGCACAGTTGGTTCGTTTTGCTAAAAGCGCGCAAGTTGCTGTATTTATTGTCGGCCATGTAACCAAAGAAGGGGCTCTGGCCGGTCCTCGCGTCCTGGAGCATATGGTGGATAGCGTTTTGTATTTTGAAGGGCAAAGCGATAGCCGTTTTCGAGTTATACGTGCAATAAAAAATCGTTTTGGCGCAGTGAATGAGCTGGGCATTTTTGCAATGACTGATCGCGGACTCAAAGAAGTTGCCAATCCTTCCGCTATTTTCCTGTCCCGGCAACCCGAACCCACGCCCGGCAGCGCAGTAATGGTGACCTGGGAAGGGTCTCGGCCTATGTTGGTGGAAGTACAGGCTCTGGTGGATGAAGCGCATGGTCAGCAGCCCAAACGAGTCACTGCAGGACTTGAACATAATCGTCTGGCGATTCTGCTGGCGGTTTTGCATCGGCATGGCGGTGTGGCAACCTTTGATCAGGATGTATTCATTAATGTGGTAGGCGGGGTCAAAGTCACCGAGACAGGAAGTGATCTCGCTTTACTGGCGGCCGTTGTATCGAGTTTAAGAAACAGAGTGTTTGACCGTGAAACTATCATTTTTGGTGAAGTTGGCCTGGCCGGTGAAATTCGTCCAGTGCAGAGCGGTCAGGAGCGCTTGAGGGAAGCCGCCAAACATGGATTTAAACGTGCTATTGTCCCTTTTGCCAACGCGCCGAAACAGGCTATTGGACTTGAAGTGGAGCCTGTAAAACATTTGCAGGAAGTATTGCAAAAAATGTAG